tgattaaaagcgcatatgataaaagtgcgtatgatgaaaagcgcatatgatgaaaagtgcatatgatgaaaagcgcatatgatgaaaagcacaatgcatatgattaaaagcgcatatggtaaaaaggatatatgatgaaaagcacatatggtgattaatgaaaagcacatatggtgattaatgaaaagaatattgagaaagaatcaccaatgtttcttgaaagaattcaaggttatatatatggaccaattcatccatcatgtggaccattttgatatttcatggctctaatagacgcatctaacggatggtctcatgtttgtgtgttatcaagccataatatggcatttgcaaagtttcttgcacaaattattaaattgagaacacattattctgattacaccattaaaaggatgagacttgataatgctggtgagttaacatctcaagcatttaatgattattatatgtctacagggattgttgttgaacatccagttgctcatatgcatacacaaaattggtttagctgaatcaatagataaacgcttgcagctaataactagacaattggtaatgagtacaaaactttcaatatttatatggggacatgtaaatttacatgatgcgatattaattcgcattaaaccaagtgcaagtcataagtattctccattaccaacttaattttggtcgagagtcaaatattttccatcttagaatatttggttgtgtagtttatgttcctatcgcaccactataacgcactaaaatgggtcctcaaagaaggatgagaatatatgttggatatgaaacatcttcaatcataagatatattgaacccatgacgggtgatgtttatacagcacgttttgctgattgtcattttaataaaatattgttccctagattagggggagaaaaaatataaagaaaatgatgtttcatgatgtgaacataaattaatgtatcttgatcatcgcacaaaagaatgcgaaaagaaagtttaaaaaataatacatatgcaagaacttgcaaataaattacccgatgtatttacagatacaaaaaggagtgactaaatcatatttactagcagtaaatgcttcagctataattgaaattctaaaagctgacaataatgtcactcatgagtctttcccacgtctgaaacgtggaaaaccagttggttccaaagataaaaattcccgaaaagaaaaatcagctgataatgaggtaaaagaaagtgttcaagaagaaccacaaatcaatactccttctgcagaggatattgataaatgtaaattgcaataaattatgcaataatatggaaccgaaatgaaatgaaaaatcttgatgagatatttttatataatgttgcatatgacatcatgaatgatgatgatgatctagaaccaaatatgtcatggaatgtcaaaatagacatgattggtatcaattggaaaagagcaatacgagctgaatttgaatcgctcaataaaagaaaagttttcggatctatcgttctcacacctaaagatgtgaaacgtatgagatacaaatgaattttaattcgaaaaggaaataagaaaaatgaactAACAAGGTCAAGCTAgaattgtaactcaagatttctctcaaaaaaaataaaaaaaataaaataaggaattgattatgagaaaacttattctcctgttatggatgaaattacttaatcagcctggcagtttctaaaggtTTAGAAATGCATCTAATGGAAGTTATTAGTACTcatttaaatgaatcacttgatagtgatatatacatgaagggtttaaggtatcagaagcatctaatgcaaaactcaaGGAAATGttttccattaaatcacaaagatttttatatgggttgatacaatggtATAACTGATTAATTGATTACTTGATAacaaaaagggtatacaaataatcttatttgcacatTTTTTTATTCAGAAAAAAAAATGTTTGGATATGTGAtggtagttatttatgtcaattatcttaaataaagaaatctatgaatccattcaacttctaaaagaagattttgaaataaaaaagtTTCTTGGAAAAATTAAGTATTaagttgatttacatattgagcatatgatTAATgatttacttatacatcaaacaaactatatcgaaaaatttttaaaacatttttaaagacaaaaccattggttgatatatcactcaatattgacactagtccatttcatccccgtgaagatcatgaagatctttacggatcaggagttccatatcttagtgcaattggggttattatgtattttacaaattgtacaagaccttacatttcttttgcagttaatttgttgacaaggttcagctcaaccctacaaaaaagacattgaaatgggatcatgcatatattttgatacccttgaggaactgctgatttaaaattattttaaagtttaaaaacaagagttggttgattatgtatatgcaggtcattcatcaaatcctcataaagataaatctcaaaatcagtatgtattcctaaatggaggtaccacaaaatcatggcgttcttaaaacaaacacttgttgcaacatcatcaaatcatgatgaagtgattgcattatatgaaactactcgaaaaatgtgtttggttgagatcaatgacacaaatcattattgattcttatggactagaacgctataaaagactaacaactatcttcaccaacaactgtatatgaagataatgcagcttgcataatacaaatgaaagaagagtatcaaaagtgatagaacaaaatataaatgctgacgaggcgccaaagccatagacgatctaaacggtcataagtttgatggaaaagaatggtatgttggtaaggctcagaaaagactaaaagggaataggaattgaaacaagggtttaagcaaaccatgaaggagactgtagacaaatcacaggggctagacttgtacataaaagatttagatgataaagtttcagatgaaaacctcagattcttctcatataagacaaccagattaaaatgagatacgttcaatcaacaactctgctgatctttataccaaagcactgtcaaccgctgttttcagaacacacgttcacaatattggcatgaagcaagttcaaaatatgtgacgactcagcgatgtctacttgagggggagtcaactctatactgcactctttttcccttgactaaagtttttatcccactgggtttttctttagcaaggtttttgaCAGTACTAGTTGCACTCTAATAAAATTGATCATCTAAGGGGGAGCGTTATAATATGAGTACAAAAAGTCATATGGATGATAAATTTTAGTCAACTTTGTatagcttgcatagtaatattttacactataaatagGCATGTACGGTAGCCATTTAATGGTGTACAATttatcttgaaatatcaatatttcttctctctttgttcttatatattgttacatatttaagtagttaatagaccactaaaggtagttataagcctactgaattataacataaatataaatataaaacataaacaataattaattgtatattaaaaaataaataaatatttaatctaatatctaatattaaatattaaattaaatttaaatttagtaTAATACAAAACTAAAATACTCTTTAGTTGAGCAAAAAAAGTACTACTTCCAATAAAATAACAAAACCCAAATCCGAACGACAATGGGCTTATTCCCATAAAAACGTTCTTCCCCCTTTTCACGATCTTCATTTTCCCCCAAAATATAAactaattacaattacaattacaattacaattacaattcccCAAAAATTAACGAACATATCATCTTATTGATTCTCGTCACCTTCGCTACTGCTCCGGCGAGGTTCTCGTCGGACGACACGCCCGGAGGATACGCGAAAGGTACGATCTGTTTCTTACTTAATTATTCAATTATGCATTTCATTAACTGTTTAACTTAAATTATTAATTCTATACACGCCGATATGATTTGTATGTTATATTTGCCCTAAATCTGATACGATTGGACTGTTAAAGTTGAATTCAAGCTGAATTCGAGTTGTTTTTGCTTTATTTGAACTTGTTGTAAATGAGATCTAGTTTTAATTAGTGTTACTTCACTATTTGAAGTTTGTTTGATCAACAGTTTTAAACCTAAATATAAGATTTGTGTTTATCTAATCTTATAACAAAATGTTACTGTGATGCAAGGACATTGTGCCGAACTTGCATTCAATTCCAAAAATATATTAGTTTGTGGTTATTAAAGATGACGGTTACATGAAATGAATTAAGGATCTTAGCCGAACTAGGTCAAAGCTAACGATGTTGGCTTAGGATCACTTGATGTGACTTATACTGGTTTTGCTAGAAGTTTGTAGGCTGTAGTGCTGCTGACTAGTTCATTCATGGTTATTAATAAGATAAACGGCATGCCTTTTCAATAGTTGACACGTTGCTAGATACTAGGGCCTACTAACCTACAAAATAAAATGAGATGTCGTGACAAGTTATAGAGGTATTAGGGATTTAAGATCATTAGAGTCTACATGTGTATACAGTGGAAATTCAGAAAAATGATACGAGGACATGATACTAGACGATATTTAAAATGAATTTGATTCAGTCAACTGCTAGGCTTGCATCTTCATAAATTGAAACAGAGTGGATTTTCTTTTTTTGGCTGGGATCATAGTTCCAACGTGACAATTGAAGTAAGAGTTATGTCAAGATAGTTGGATGGTTAGAACTTAGGATTATAGATGGGATCCACAGTGATGTACTACGTATCTTATATGGATGATCGTGATTTGATCTTAAAAACAAAGGCATGATATTAAACATATGTTTAATTGTAAAATTGAGTCTTTAGTGCAGGGGAACCTTATTATTGATGCTGTCTAAAGGAGCAAGATAGGCTACAGATTAAAACTAGGGCAGAAGTCAGTATGCGAGTTAAGAGATTAGTATGTTAATTTGGTTTTGTGTCATTAATTATCAATATCATCAATGAGAATATATTCTGGTTTTTGTTTCATCAATATTCTATCAATATGACTATTTACTTGTATAGGTGATTCATAGATCGATATTGAATGTAGAAAAGTTGTATGTATGTTTATTTATTTGCTGACTTGGTCCCAGTTTGTTGTATTCACATTTAACACCTCTTGTACTTTTCCATGTTTCATTTTGAAGGTGGTTATTATACAAAAGTTATTGATCAAATTGTCTTAAGATTGAAAGGATGGGGTGCCCTGATCAACAGTTTAAAGTAACTGCAGTTACTCGAGACTCCAAGGATTGTTCATGTCGACCTCCCAAAACTTCTTCAGCATTTATGGTTAATTCAGAAATTGGTGCAGTTTTAGCTGTTATGAGAAGAAATGTTAGATGGGGTGTTCAATATATGGCAGACGAAGATCAAATAGAGCACCCTCTTATAAAATCCTTCAAAGAACTAAGAAAAAAAGTCTTTTCTTGGCAACATGAATGGCATGATGTCAACCCAGTTATGTATCTGCAACCTTTTTTAGATGTTGTTCAATCAGATGAAACTAGTGCACCTATAACTGGTGTTGCATTATCATCAATTTACAAATTTTTAATACTTGAAGTTCTTGATCTGGACACAGTTAATGTATCTGATGCATTGCATCTGATAGTTAACGCTGTAACGAGTTGTCGGTTTGAGGTTACAGATCCTGCATCTGAGGAAGTGGTTTTAATGAAGATACTTCAGGTTTTATTGGCTTGTATGAAGAGTAAAGCATCGGTTAAGTTGAGTAATCAGCATGTGTGTAACATAGTAAACACATGTTTTCAGATAGTTCATCAAGCTAGCTCGAAAGGTGAGTTGTTGCAGAGAACAGCTCGACACACAATGCATGAGTTGGTTAGATGTGTTTTTATGCATCTGCCTGATGTTTGCAATAATCAACAAGAGTTGACTCGATCATATGCTACTGATGAGGTAGGTCAACATGTCCTGTTGGATTTGAATTAATCTGATGTTCCTTGATTCCATAGTGCTCATTTATGAATTATGCTAGGTCAAAATATTTTCTTTAAGTAGAGGTGGCAAGATGGGTGGGTCGAGTACATCGACCAAACAGGCCGGTTCGCTTGACCCACGTTaactttttgtttttaaaatcaattCCTATACTTTGATAACGAATAATGAACTTGTTCGTAATGATTATACATGAACAAATAGTAATAGTATTAAATAATAATCTGTTTTTGAGACCATCAACCATATTGATCCGTTTAACCCATTTAtcatatatcatttttatataaaacATAGGTCAAGTGGACCTGCTTTTAAGTAAACAGATTGAAATTACCACTCTACCCGTATACTCAAAAGGGGTTGGGTCAaaaacattttttttcttctttttatgaAAATTTAATAAATAGTACTCCGTACTACGTATTACTTATGCTCAAGAAAATTATAACTAAACTGTTGATCTGACTTTGTAACAAAAGAAATTAGGAGGTTGTAAACACTTTTGTATATTTGTGACAACTTCTAAACCACTTAAATTGGATATCTAGTGTTACTAGTAAACTATAACCCAAATTGACCCATTTCCCTTTACGCAGGTCAACATGCCCGATAAGAATCACTCATCGGCTAGTAAAACACAGGACAATGGTTACACAGGCTTAAAAATTGAATCTGTTGGCACGCCTATAAATCTTTCGACCGAGATACCCGAAGTTAAGATGGATCCTGAAAACGGTGATGAGGTTGTTCCGGGTCAAACCCATATTGTGATGGATCCTTATGGCGTTCCATGTATGGTGGAAATATTCAACTTTCTTTGTTCTCTTTTAAACGCAGTAGAACACATTGGAGTGGGTCCCAGATCCAACTCTCTAGCATATGACGAAGACGTTCCCTTATTTTCTCTTGGGTTGATCAACTCAGCCATCGAGCTAGGTGGGCCCTCTCTAGGCGACCATCCTGAAATATTAGCTTTGATTCAAAATGATTTGTTCCATAGCTTATTGCAGTTCGGGTTGTCCCCAAGTCCACTAATTCTTTCAACCGTATGTAGCATCGTGTTGAATCTTTACCATCTTATGCGGGTCAAACTAAAGCTGCAACTTGAAGCATTTTTATCTTCTGTTTTAATGAAAATTGCACTTAACAAACATGGAGTTTCATATCAACAACAGGAAGTTGCTATGGAGACGCTTGTTGATCTTTGTAGACAACCGAATTTCATTCACGAGTTATATGCAAATTATGATTGTGATATCTCATGTGGTAATCTATTTGAAGATCTTGCAAATCTGTTATCAAAAAGTGCATTTCCTGTTAATAGCCCTCTTTCTGCTATACACGTTCTTGCTCTTGAAGGGTTAATCGCCATGATTACTGTTATGTCTGATACTGTTGGTAATGAAGTTGCAGTTGTGGGCCCCGATGCATCAGTTATGAACAATCATGAGTCGTTTTGGAATATAAAATGTGATAGTTATGAAAATTCAGATAGTTGGGTACCTTATATTCATAAAATGAAGCATATTAAGAAGAAGTTGATGATTGGGGCTGATCATTTTAACCGGGACCCGAAAAAAGGTCTGCAATTTCTTCAAGGAATAAATTTGTTGCCTGAAACACTTGATCCAACAAGTGTAGCCTGTTTTTTAAGGTACACAACAGGTTTAGATAAGAATCTTGTTGGAGACTATCTTGGAAACCATAATCAGTTCTGTGTTGATGTTCTTCAAGAATTTGCAAAAACGTTTGATTTTCGTGAAATGAATCTCGACATTGCGTTGCGGGTTTTTTTAGAAACGTTTCGATTACCGGGCGAGTCTCAAAAGATACAAAGAGTTGTTGAGGCGTTTGCTGAACGATACTATGAACAGTCACCCGATATTTTGGCTAATAAAGATGCTGCTTTGTTGTTATCATATTCTTTAATTATGCTTAATACAGATCAACACAATGCACAAGTGAAAAAAAAGATGACCGAAGACGATTTTATTCGAAACAATCGGCTTATAAACGGCGGCAATGATCTCCCAAAAGAGTATCTACGCGAGCTTTTTCAGTCAATTAGTCAACACGAGATCAAGATGACTCCTGAACAAGGAGTCATGACCCATGATAACTGGGTCGGTCTGATCCACAAATCCAAACAAACCGCTCCGTTTATCGTTTGCGGGTCGGGCGAGCGTATCAACAATGCAATGTTTGCTATTTTGTCGGGCCCCACTGTCGCTGCTTTATCTGTGGTATTGGATCTAGTAGAACAAGAAGACGTTTTGGAAACATGTGTAAACGGTTTCATGACTGTTGCCAAAATTGCAGGTTGTTATCATCTTGATAACGTGCTTGATGGGTTGTTGGTTTCACTTTCTAAGTTTACAATGTCTATTGAAGAATCGGTTCATGCTTTTGGTGACGATCTTAAAGCCCGAAAGGCAACAATGGCAGTTTTCACCATTGCAAATACATATGGTGATTATATACGTTCTGGTTGGCGACACATTCTTGATTGCATTTTAAGCTTGCACAAATTAGGTCTTCTTCCCGCTCGTTTAGCAGCTGATGATTTCGAGTCAAGTTCTGAGCCCGACCCGTTAAAATCTCCTTTAGTTTCCCCAGCCAAACCCGTTTTACCCCCTGTCCGAAAATCTTCGGGCCTGATGGGTCGTTTCAGTGAGTTCTTGTATTATGATACGGAAAAACCCGCCCCACAACCGTCTGAAGAGCAGGTTGAAGCTCGCAAACGAGCAATGGAAACCGTTAAAGATTGTCATATTGATAACGTGTTTATCGAGAGTAAGTTTCTTCAATCCGAATCTCTTTTATGTCTTTCGCGAGCCTTAATTTCGTCCGCTTCTCGATCTCGTAAGGCGAACGAAGATGAAGACGGTGCGATTTTTTGTCTTGAATTATTGATTACCGTCACGTTAAATAATCGGGATAGGATTATGCTTTTATGGCAAGGTGTATATGAGTACATAGCTAATATTGTTCAAACTGCTATAATGCCTAGTACTTTAGTCGAAAAGGCGGTTTTCGGGCTCATTAGAATATGTAGACGTTTACTTCCGTATAAAGAGGATTTAACCGATGACCTTTTAAAATCGCTTCAACTCATTTTAAAACTCGATGCTCGTGTAGCCGATGCGTATTGTGAACATATAACGCATGAAGTTATGCGTCTCGTTAAAGCTAATGTGGGCCAGATAAAATCTCATATGGGCTGGCGTACCATAACTT
This window of the Rutidosis leptorrhynchoides isolate AG116_Rl617_1_P2 chromosome 7, CSIRO_AGI_Rlap_v1, whole genome shotgun sequence genome carries:
- the LOC139858073 gene encoding ARF guanine-nucleotide exchange factor GNOM-like, whose amino-acid sequence is MGCPDQQFKVTAVTRDSKDCSCRPPKTSSAFMVNSEIGAVLAVMRRNVRWGVQYMADEDQIEHPLIKSFKELRKKVFSWQHEWHDVNPVMYLQPFLDVVQSDETSAPITGVALSSIYKFLILEVLDLDTVNVSDALHLIVNAVTSCRFEVTDPASEEVVLMKILQVLLACMKSKASVKLSNQHVCNIVNTCFQIVHQASSKGELLQRTARHTMHELVRCVFMHLPDVCNNQQELTRSYATDEVNMPDKNHSSASKTQDNGYTGLKIESVGTPINLSTEIPEVKMDPENGDEVVPGQTHIVMDPYGVPCMVEIFNFLCSLLNAVEHIGVGPRSNSLAYDEDVPLFSLGLINSAIELGGPSLGDHPEILALIQNDLFHSLLQFGLSPSPLILSTVCSIVLNLYHLMRVKLKLQLEAFLSSVLMKIALNKHGVSYQQQEVAMETLVDLCRQPNFIHELYANYDCDISCGNLFEDLANLLSKSAFPVNSPLSAIHVLALEGLIAMITVMSDTVGNEVAVVGPDASVMNNHESFWNIKCDSYENSDSWVPYIHKMKHIKKKLMIGADHFNRDPKKGLQFLQGINLLPETLDPTSVACFLRYTTGLDKNLVGDYLGNHNQFCVDVLQEFAKTFDFREMNLDIALRVFLETFRLPGESQKIQRVVEAFAERYYEQSPDILANKDAALLLSYSLIMLNTDQHNAQVKKKMTEDDFIRNNRLINGGNDLPKEYLRELFQSISQHEIKMTPEQGVMTHDNWVGLIHKSKQTAPFIVCGSGERINNAMFAILSGPTVAALSVVLDLVEQEDVLETCVNGFMTVAKIAGCYHLDNVLDGLLVSLSKFTMSIEESVHAFGDDLKARKATMAVFTIANTYGDYIRSGWRHILDCILSLHKLGLLPARLAADDFESSSEPDPLKSPLVSPAKPVLPPVRKSSGLMGRFSEFLYYDTEKPAPQPSEEQVEARKRAMETVKDCHIDNVFIESKFLQSESLLCLSRALISSASRSRKANEDEDGAIFCLELLITVTLNNRDRIMLLWQGVYEYIANIVQTAIMPSTLVEKAVFGLIRICRRLLPYKEDLTDDLLKSLQLILKLDARVADAYCEHITHEVMRLVKANVGQIKSHMGWRTITSLLSITARHPEASEPGFETLEFIMLDGAHLLPANFVLCVNAARQFAESRVGDVSRSTKSLDLMAGSVSCLVRWAHEAVGLKSEAKSQLSQNIGEMWVRLGQGLRKVCIDSREEIRNHAVLMLQRCLTALETDQLQDEIWIQCFDLVIFPLVNDLLKVVEEKSAKEYRNMEGTLVLSLKLLSKAFLHSLPSIYRSVSFSKVWVGVLNCMEGYTKAKFRGKRSENIYELVPELLKNTLLVMKSKGILSPNDGAGPDGVWDLTWLHVKTLSPLVQSEVFPNDEPQTMVATPVPEVGLV